Proteins from a genomic interval of Zingiber officinale cultivar Zhangliang chromosome 2A, Zo_v1.1, whole genome shotgun sequence:
- the LOC122041694 gene encoding UDP-D-apiose/UDP-D-xylose synthase 2 gives MASVARLDLDGNPIDPMTICMIGAGGFIGSHLCEKLMAETPHTVLAVDVYCDKIKHLLDPEEGQEASRGRIQFHRLNIKHDSRLEGLIKMSDLTINLAAICTPADYNTRPLDTIYSNFIDALPVVRYCSENSKRLIHFSTCEVYGKTIGSFLPKDHPLRKEPEFFVLKEDASPCIFGSIEKQRWSYACAKQLIERLIYAEGAENGLEFTIVRPFNWIGPRMDFIPGIDGPSEGVPRVLACFSNNLLRREPLKLVDGGQSQRTFVYIKDAIEAVLLMIENPARANGHIFNVGNPNNEATVKQLAEIMTQVYAKVSGEPPLEVPTIDVSSREFYGEGYDDSDKRIPDMTIINKQLGWNPKTSLWDLLDSTLTYQHKTYAEAIRRSLAKPAASS, from the exons ATGGCATCGGTTGCGAGGCTGGATCTTGACGGGAATCCGATCGACCCGATGACGATCTGCATGATTGGGGCCGGGGGATTCATAGGCTCCCACCTGTGCGAGAAGCTGATGGCCGAGACGCCCCACACGGTGCTGGCAGTGGACGTCTACTGCGACAAGATCAAGCACCTACTCGACCCGGAAGAGGGGCAGGAGGCGTCGCGCGGCCGGATCCAGTTCCACCGCCTCAATATCAAGCACGATTCCAGACTGGAGGGACTCATCAAGATGTCGGATTTA ACGATTAATCTGGCGGCAATCTGCACTCCTGCGGACTATAACACCCGTCCACTTGACACCATCTACAGCAATTTCATTGATGCTCTCCCAGTT GTCAGGTattgctcagaaaatagcaagcGTCTCATTCACTTCTCGACTTGTGAAGTTTATGGGAAAACGATAGGAAGCTTCCTGCCCAAGGACCATCCTcttagaaag GAACCTGAGTTTTTTGTGCTCAAGGAAGATGCCTCCCCCTGTATTTTTGGTTCAATTGAGAAACAGAGGTGGTCTTATGCTTGTGCAAAGCAGCTTATTGAGAGGTTGATTTACG CTGAGGGTGCAGAAAATGGTCTTGAGTTCACCATTGTGAGACCTTTCAATTGGATTGGACCGAGGATGGACTTCATTCCTGGGATTGATGGGCCTAGTGAGGGTGTTCCCAGGGTTCTTGCATGCTTCAGTAAT AATCTGCTGCGCCGTGAGCCTTTGAAACTTGTTGATGGCGGTCAATCTCAACGAACATTTGTGTACATCAAGGATGCAATTGAAGCAGTTCTGCTGATGATA GAAAATCCTGCTCGAGCTAATGGCCACATCTTTAACGTTGGAAATCCTAACAATGAAGCCACTGTAAAACAACTTGCTGAGATCATGACCCAG GTTTACGCAAAAGTATCAGGGGAGCCTCCTTTGGAGGTGCCTACAATTGATGTTAGCTCGAGAGAGTTCTATGGCGAAGGATACGATGATAGTGATAAAAGAATTCCGGACATGACAATTATTAATAAACAGCTCG GTTGGAACCCGAAAACATCTCTATGGGATTTGCTGGATTCCACATTGACTTACCAGCACAAGACCTATGCTGAAGCCATCAGGAGGTCACTTGCAAAGCCTGCTGCATCCAGCTAG